One genomic segment of Deinococcus depolymerans includes these proteins:
- a CDS encoding S8 family serine peptidase translates to MNPSTLARTLGVLSVTALLAACSQQTPAAATPSPATPASEIALNAGQSYVKNELVVGYDSEASLNAAAASLGGTVVRTIPEIRTALIRVSGDALKASALAANLNGLRYASVNTVVQPEKAPTVQPTSLTPQAASADQIFDKLPQYALDPRHLNAKVAWDKGLTGKGVLVALIDDPADVTHPDLAPNWAGKAFDPLEAKVYTDGAAWKAHFQKPENEHGTYVSSSMIAAKNGEGIVGLAYEAKFMPVVMFDPGGYSSFNIALGAVWATNNGARVINNSWGGGVSFGPVKDAFDYAMSRGTTVVASMGNSYHDEFQYPAALPGIIASGAIDGSNRKVTFSTSGRHISSSAPGQDTMLANPTWLGGGYALISGTSFSSPYTAAVAALVLQKCPAATPYQVRRVMEMNANGAIGSNPTGFDRDTGWGGLDAGKIAQTLTDCAALPEKGANVHVNLAYVNGNGTQKGLLGDVILRGQGMRAGATDDPTPLYVSPTDENGDVRFSEIKPGTYDVYVAGPDLSATGGATEDRGRFTGTLVATSGSTYFKPDEARVLLPATFVETNPTDPYEPNDSEADAKPIAYGQTTQQAYIYGQDMDYDYFTFTGAAGDAIKAEMLAAAQLGGKLDAYLYLLDSTGKVIAENDDRGTPRIDSDSEITFTLPAAGRYYLVATSYSITEGGVDSDPFNKYRLKLSKTN, encoded by the coding sequence ATGAACCCGTCCACCCTTGCCCGCACCCTGGGCGTCCTGAGCGTGACCGCCCTGCTGGCCGCCTGCTCGCAGCAGACGCCCGCCGCCGCCACCCCCAGCCCCGCCACCCCCGCCAGCGAGATCGCCCTGAACGCCGGGCAGTCCTACGTGAAGAACGAACTGGTCGTCGGGTACGACAGCGAGGCCAGCCTGAACGCCGCCGCCGCCAGCCTGGGCGGCACGGTCGTGCGCACCATCCCGGAAATCCGCACCGCGCTGATCCGCGTCAGCGGCGACGCCCTGAAGGCCAGCGCCCTGGCCGCCAACCTGAACGGCCTGCGCTACGCCAGCGTGAACACCGTCGTGCAGCCCGAGAAGGCCCCGACCGTCCAGCCCACCAGCCTGACGCCGCAGGCCGCCAGCGCCGACCAGATCTTCGACAAACTCCCGCAGTACGCGCTTGACCCCCGCCACCTGAACGCCAAGGTCGCCTGGGACAAGGGCCTGACCGGCAAGGGCGTGCTGGTCGCGCTGATCGACGATCCGGCCGACGTGACCCACCCGGACCTCGCGCCCAACTGGGCCGGGAAGGCCTTCGACCCCCTGGAAGCGAAGGTGTACACCGACGGCGCGGCCTGGAAGGCACACTTCCAGAAACCCGAGAACGAGCACGGCACGTACGTGTCCTCCAGCATGATCGCCGCGAAGAACGGCGAGGGCATCGTGGGCCTCGCCTACGAGGCGAAGTTCATGCCGGTCGTGATGTTCGATCCCGGCGGGTACTCCAGCTTCAACATCGCGCTGGGAGCGGTGTGGGCCACGAACAACGGCGCGCGCGTCATCAACAACTCCTGGGGCGGCGGCGTGAGCTTCGGACCGGTCAAGGACGCCTTCGACTACGCCATGTCGCGCGGCACCACTGTCGTCGCCAGCATGGGCAACTCGTACCACGACGAGTTCCAGTACCCGGCGGCGCTGCCCGGCATCATCGCGTCCGGCGCGATCGACGGCAGCAACCGCAAGGTCACCTTCAGCACCAGCGGCCGTCACATCTCCAGCAGCGCCCCCGGGCAGGACACCATGCTCGCCAACCCCACCTGGCTGGGCGGCGGGTACGCCCTGATATCCGGCACCAGCTTCTCGTCGCCGTACACGGCCGCCGTGGCCGCGCTGGTCCTGCAGAAATGCCCGGCCGCCACGCCCTACCAGGTGCGCCGCGTGATGGAGATGAACGCCAACGGCGCCATCGGCAGCAACCCCACGGGCTTCGACCGTGACACCGGCTGGGGCGGCCTGGACGCCGGGAAGATCGCGCAGACCCTCACCGACTGCGCCGCGCTGCCCGAGAAGGGCGCGAACGTGCACGTGAACCTCGCGTACGTGAACGGCAACGGCACCCAGAAGGGCCTGCTGGGCGACGTGATCCTGCGCGGCCAGGGCATGCGCGCCGGCGCGACCGACGACCCCACCCCGCTGTACGTCAGCCCCACCGACGAGAACGGCGACGTGCGCTTCAGCGAGATCAAGCCCGGCACGTACGACGTGTACGTGGCTGGCCCCGACCTGAGCGCCACCGGCGGCGCCACCGAGGACCGCGGCCGGTTCACGGGCACGCTGGTCGCCACGAGCGGCAGCACGTACTTCAAACCCGACGAGGCGCGCGTGCTGCTGCCCGCCACCTTCGTCGAAACCAACCCCACCGACCCCTACGAACCCAACGACAGCGAGGCGGACGCCAAACCCATCGCCTACGGCCAGACGACGCAGCAGGCGTACATCTACGGTCAGGACATGGACTACGACTACTTCACCTTCACGGGCGCCGCCGGTGACGCCATCAAGGCCGAGATGCTGGCCGCCGCGCAGCTGGGCGGCAAACTGGACGCCTACCTGTACCTGCTCGACAGCACCGGCAAGGTCATCGCCGAGAACGACGACCGCGGCACCCCCCGCATCGACAGTGACAGCGAGATCACCTTCACGCTGCCTGCCGCCGGCAGGTACTACCTCGTGGCGACGAGCTACAGCATCACCGAGGGCGGCGTGGACAGCGACCCCTTCAACAAGTACCGCCTGAAACTCAGCAAAACCAACTGA